Proteins co-encoded in one Pirellulales bacterium genomic window:
- a CDS encoding DMT family transporter — MNPASPPASTSRHDPFVVAVVCGLLSAIFYTATNVFLRQVAETRDPAWVGCVKSLPVVLVATIVLARRRLRGEHVLPTWRVLGLLVGTGLIVQIVGNVLNQWALGQVGMTVTVPLTLGAIIVSGVVMGRVFLGEPISPRAVVSLAVLVLSILVLSVGTERAEVGTTSLGATPTQSSVALGVLAACISGLAYATSHVTIRRVSGGNTPMAAALGVIAFTGTVTLGAITLGVVGWEEIRATTRADLFSMVMAGMCNAAAFFSLGKSLQVLSMAYVNAFNASQTAMSAMAGVLVFGEAFTPTLAVGVLLTIAGLLVMRTSNPRHEEVGMPVEPLDE; from the coding sequence GTGAACCCCGCCTCGCCGCCTGCCTCTACCTCGCGTCACGATCCCTTTGTGGTGGCGGTTGTCTGTGGCCTGCTGTCGGCCATCTTCTACACGGCCACCAACGTCTTTCTGCGCCAGGTGGCCGAGACACGCGACCCCGCCTGGGTGGGCTGCGTCAAATCGTTGCCGGTGGTCCTCGTGGCCACGATCGTCCTCGCGCGACGGCGCCTGCGGGGCGAGCACGTCTTGCCCACCTGGCGCGTGCTCGGGCTGCTCGTCGGCACCGGTCTCATCGTGCAGATCGTGGGCAATGTGCTCAACCAATGGGCGCTCGGGCAAGTCGGCATGACGGTCACGGTCCCCCTGACCCTGGGGGCGATCATCGTCTCCGGGGTCGTCATGGGACGTGTCTTTCTGGGAGAACCGATCTCGCCGCGGGCAGTCGTTTCGCTCGCCGTGCTCGTCCTGTCCATTCTCGTGCTTAGCGTCGGCACCGAGCGCGCCGAGGTCGGGACGACGTCGCTCGGCGCCACGCCCACCCAATCGAGTGTCGCACTGGGAGTGCTGGCCGCCTGCATCTCGGGGCTCGCCTACGCCACCAGCCACGTCACCATTCGCCGCGTCTCGGGCGGAAACACCCCCATGGCGGCCGCGCTCGGGGTGATCGCCTTCACCGGCACCGTAACGCTCGGCGCGATCACGCTCGGCGTCGTGGGCTGGGAAGAAATCCGCGCCACGACCCGCGCCGATCTTTTCTCGATGGTCATGGCGGGCATGTGCAACGCCGCCGCCTTCTTCTCGCTCGGCAAGAGCCTGCAGGTCCTCTCGATGGCCTACGTGAATGCCTTCAATGCCTCGCAGACCGCCATGTCGGCCATGGCCGGGGTGCTCGTTTTCGGCGAGGCCTTCACGCCTACCCTGGCCGTGGGAGTCCTCCTCACCATCGCCGGCCTGCTCGTCATGCGCACCTCGAACCCCCGGCACGAAGAGGTCGGCATGCCGGTCGAGCCGCTCGACGAATGA